In Zygosaccharomyces rouxii strain CBS732 chromosome F complete sequence, a single window of DNA contains:
- the DSL1 gene encoding Dsl1p (similar to uniprot|P53847 Saccharomyces cerevisiae YNL258C DSL1 Endoplasmic reticulum (ER)-localized peripheral membrane protein required for Golgi-to-ER retrograde traffic component of the ER target site that interacts with coatomer the major component of the COPI vesicle protein coat), with product MAAVSGIDDLGLLSKAEILESLGKDPLLVNEKESKSDNKDDTPVDFEGILKRESSLNQELHDLASLRSISGLIMEFKANFELLELENCYYSLQNLRKKLRDTSSLTKQSFSFQQSVFSHVDTMHLQLVGKLYEIISQWFWQVNGDSITFKRLVELGEDSETMEYVPFITFVEQQYYPDGFLDPDLWVIRHMKVGSSQDTVVENLNSILRDYLNSNLMIETIKRFLFAKGGKITWEDLGNTQKLHFKQSGTDKVGERISNILNVVSFLNEGITPHDKHALAEKLGPLLANDLLQSVRSNAYSVLHSSDSPLREEVSLVNEKLKFLSNDTRWNYQSNDVEDLLNDDQVHKNLLLDGVFENYALKIRSIFRDPSFKKLDTVRTKNHGLGRPQITVGNSVKDKNQNEKTNQQQPKPEQKDGKNDDDWDWGEDAGEEDAWDNELAINFEDSAGATPRKARRVSGKSGSDEADGWDKEMEIDLDINEGTPRRLRRFSQKSQKSGKSEKSEGDGWGWDLDINEIEGSSPVKNPQEVRDTNEQKEFNGTSDVQVSQMALTFINIMNELQEAVEKTGKAQFEDHTFQHKLNVLQTLFFAISTRHFQLDWWQLFVDLRYVVQCNSQLTRLHELMSNLLEIYSNSSLKFVIQLVNEQIQQFFDDERHPSWDVTEKKLLPFVRNQIIEPLSTIGGDEGTTYLLQFYNCLYVDCINDRILQWNVISEKNSENLAHLVSIIYDQTEAPKLLNNTEYRQYRDKFVIVGQLLQLHLKEIMAMFYNGDFYLFGTEELIQWLILLFADTPLRQNAIQEIRDIRGASAADD from the coding sequence ATGGCAGCGGTTTCAGGCATTGATGACCTTGGCCTTTTGAGCAAGGCAGAAATATTAGAATCACTAGGTAAGGACCCCTTGTTAGTAAATGAGAAGGAATCAAAGAGTGATAATAAAGATGATACACCGGTAGATTTTGAGGGCATATTGAAGAGAGAATCTTCGTtaaatcaagaattacatGATTTGGCTTCTTTAAGATCAATTTCTGGTCTTATTATGGAATTCAAGGCTAATTTTGAACTGttagaattggaaaactgTTACTACTCTTTGCAAAACCTGCGCAAGAAACTGCGAGACACTTCATCTTTGACTAAACAAAGTTTCTCATTCCAACAATCAGTCTTCTCTCATGTGGATACTATGCATTTACAACTTGTAGGCAAATTGTATGAAATCATTAGTCAATGGTTTTGGCAAGTAAACGGTGATAGCATTACTTTTAAACGATTAGTGGAATTGGGGGAAGATTCTGAAACGATGGAATATGTGCCATTCATTACATTTGTTGAGCAACAGTACTACCCTGATGGTTTTCTAGATCCTGATCTTTGGGTAATCAGACACATGAAAGTTGGATCTTCGCAAGATACAGTTGTtgagaatttgaattcgaTCCTCAGAGATTATTTAAATTCGAACTTAATGATTGAGACAATCAAGAGATTCTTATTTGCTAAGGGTGGTAAGATTACTTGGGAAGATCTTGGTAATACCCAGAAATTACATTTTAAGCAGAGTGGTACAGACAAAGTTGGTGAAAGGATTTCCAATATTCTAAACGTGGTTAGCTTCCTCAATGAAGGCATAACTCCCCATGACAAGCACGCATTGGCTGAGAAATTAGGCCCCCTATTAGCGAATGATTTGCTGCAATCAGTTAGATCTAATGCTTATTCTGTTTTACATTCTTCTGATTCGCCCTTAAGAGAAGAAGTGAGCTTGgttaatgaaaaattaaaatttctaTCCAACGATACACGATGGAATTATCAAAGTAATGATGTGGAAGACCTCTTGAACGATGATCAAGTTCATAAAAACCTATTGTTGGATGGGGTTTTTGAGAATTATGCATTAAAGATACGAAGTATCTTCAGAGATccatcttttaaaaaattggacaCTGTTCGTACAAAGAACCATGGACTTGGAAGGCCTCAGATTACTGTTGGCAATTCCGTTAAGGATAAAAATCAGAATGAGAAGACCAACCAGCAGCAACCTAAACCTGAACAGAAGGACGggaaaaatgatgatgactGGGATTGGGGGGAAGACgctggtgaagaagatgctTGGGATAATGAACTCGCCattaattttgaagataGTGCTGGGGCTACACCACGTAAGGCAAGAAGGGTCAGCGGTAAAAGCGGATCGGATGAAGCTGACGGTTGGGATAAGGAAATGGAAATAGATCTTGATATCAATGAAGGAACACCCCGAAGATTAAGAAGGTTTAGTCAGAAGAGTCAAAAAAGTGGGAAAAGTGAAAAGAGTGAAGGAGATGGATGGGGATGGGATTTAGATATCAATGAGATTGAAGGTTCCTCGCCCGTTAAAAATCCACAGGAAGTCAGGGATACTAATGAACAGAAGGAGTTTAATGGTACTAGCGATGTTCAGGTAAGCCAGATGGCATTAACGTTTATTAATATCATGAATGAATTACAGGAAGCCGTCGAGAAAACCGGTAAAGCCCAATTTGAAGATCATACTTTCCAACATAAATTGAACGTTTTGCAAACGCTTTTTTTTGCCATTTCTACTCGTCATTTCCAACTAGATTGGTGGCAGTTGTTTGTCGATTTGAGATATGTTGTGCAATGTAATTCACAATTGACCCGTCTTCACGAATTGATGTCCAATTTACTAGAAATTTATTCCAACAGTAGTCTCAAATTTGTCATTCAACTGGTTAATGAACAGAtacaacaattttttgacGATGAAAGACACCCCAGTTGGGACGTTACcgaaaagaaattgttacCGTTTGTGAGAAACCAGATCATTGAACCATTGAGTACCATAGGTGGTGACGAGGGTACCACTTATTTGTTACAATTCTACAACTGCCTATATGTGGATTGTATTAACGATAGAATTCTCCAATGGAATGTAATATCTGAGAAGAACTCTGAGAACCTAGCTCATTTAGTTTCAATCATATATGACCAAACGGAAGCTCCaaaattgttgaacaaCACAGAATACCGCCAGTACCGTGACAaatttgttattgttgGTCAACTACTACAACTGCACTTAAAGGAAATTATGGCTATGTTCTACAATGGAGACTTTTATTTGTTCGGCACTGAGGAATTAATACAATGGTTGATATTGCTTTTTGCTGACACGCCATTAAGACAAAACGCGATTCAAGAGATCCGCGACATAAGAGGTGCAAGTGCCGCTGACGATTAA
- the ATX1 gene encoding copper metallochaperone ATX1 (highly similar to uniprot|P38636 Saccharomyces cerevisiae YNL259C), whose translation MSESHYHFNVVMSCQGCSNAINRVLTKLEPDVSKIDISLEKQTVDVYSKLPYETIHDKIAKTGKEIKSGEVV comes from the coding sequence ATGTCTGAAAGTCACTATCATTTCAATGTTGTCATGTCCTGTCAAGGATGTTCCAATGCCATCAACAGAGTTTTGACTAAATTAGAGCCTGATGTGTCTAAGATTGATATTTCATTAGAGAAACAGACTGTTGATGTCTACAGTAAGTTGCCCTACGAAACCATTCACGACAAGATTGCAAAGACGGGCAAAGAGATCAAGTCTGGAGAAGTAGTATAA
- the LTO1 gene encoding ribosome biosynthesis protein LTO1 (similar to uniprot|P53846 Saccharomyces cerevisiae YNL260C Protein required for cell viability), translated as MAESELTGLDKLLDLEEEFYNQGFEQGSAENVKHNYIEGKQYGLQVGFQRYLLLGQITGLLDVLEVLDGDKKVFAKKIESVRSLLSGVKMDNDVASVADYENRFTRIKNKFRTILLLLQKQLKTGPEDTLSLTEVERVSLSIADEIKGRVEEDNVGTAESLQDQVQNW; from the coding sequence ATGGCTGAATCAGAGTTAACTGGtttggataaattgttGGATCTAGAGGAAGAGTTCTACAACCAAGGTTTCGAACAGGGTTCGGCTGAGAACGTTAAGCATAATTATATTGAGGGAAAGCAGTATGGGTTGCAAGTTGGATTTCAAAGGTATTTGTTATTAGGTCAAATAACAGGGTTATTAGATGTTTTAGAAGTTTTGGATGGCGACAAGAAAGTGTTTGCCAAGAAGATTGAATCGGTACGTAGTCTTTTAAGTGGAGTGAAAATGGACAATGATGTTGCCAGTGTAGCAGATTATGAAAATCGGTTTACGAGGATAAAGAATAAGTTTAGAACTATTCTTTTACTTTTACAGAAGCAACTAAAGACCGGACCTGAGGATACGCTTTCATTAACGGAAGTGGAACGAGTCTCATTATCTATCGCAGACGAAATCAAAGGGCGtgtggaagaagataaTGTTGGAACCGCTGAAAGCTTGCAGGATCAAGTTCAAAATTGGTAA
- the LIN1 gene encoding U5 snRNP complex subunit LIN1 (some similarities with uniprot|P38852 Saccharomyces cerevisiae YHR156C LIN1 Nuclear protein that physically interacts with Irr1p a component of the cohesin complex may link together proteins involved in chromosome segregation mRNA splicing and DNA replication) translates to MVRIMSNFVMRKRRRDFSEDEEDSNPGEQGFSRKDRYASRQRKRKLNTSDYDSDSFDDNSDSESEGGKQEKKENHNDDDGDDMFASDDDQKPPKKSEPETEAVQDAFDYDDPKFEQREPLQDKQDVQLESFNMDEDTTQNEPSNNTDDKYLQNEDYNREDQWIDEVEDVRGVAESQRRDKERRLQKLNELKNRQRHYMVDEALIRLQYFINPGETVLTALGRFNKLRSRNEPSEYVVNAINFVTDLIDVIERKGIEDVYSLKRSDLSKLIEEESLGDSTSIDDYRTKIWSFKWIQKPEVIHGEYSNYQMQYWKKSYFQHKVAVKICFEPNEPVNWVHIDCVNFM, encoded by the coding sequence ATGGTTAGGATTATGTCCAATTTTGTGATGAGAAAACGCAGAAGAGATTTCTCagaggatgaagaggattCCAATCCTGGAGAACAAGGATTCTCAAGGAAAGATCGATATGCAAGTAGAcagaggaaaaggaaactTAATACTAGTGACTACGATTCTGATTCATTTGATGACAATAGCGATAGTGAATCTGAGGGTGGTAAGcaggaaaagaaagagaacCATAACGACGACGACGGCGATGACATGTTTGCTTCTGACGATGATCAAAAGCCACCTAAGAAATCAGAACCGGAAACAGAAGCAGTCCAAGATGCGTTCGATTACGACGATCCCAAATTCGAGCAGCGGGAACCATTGCAAGATAAGCAAGATGTacaattggaatcatttaatatggatgaagatactACTCAAAACGAACCTTCTAACAATACGGACGATAAATACCTACAAAACGAAGACTACAATCGCGAAGATCAGTGGATTGATGAGGTGGAAGATGTCAGAGGTGTAGCAGAATCTCAAAGGCGTGATAAGGAAAGAAGACTAcagaaattgaatgaaCTGAAAAACAGACAGCGACATTACATGGTTGATGAGGCTCTAATAAGATTAcaatattttatcaatCCAGGTGAAACGGTTTTAACTGCATTAGGTCGTTTTAACAAACTGCGAAGCCGCAATGAACCATCAGAATATGTGGTCAATGCCATAAACTTCGTCACTGATTTAATTGATGTCATCGAACgcaaaggaattgaagacGTATATAGTCTAAAACGATCTGACCTGTCCAAACTAATCGAAGAAGAATCGCTGGGAGATTCCACTTCAATTGATGATTATAGGACTAAGATATGGtctttcaaatggattcaaaaaCCTGAGGTAATCCATGGAGAGTATTCCAACTATCAAATGCAGTACTGGAAAAAATCATATTTCCAACACAAAGTTGCTGTAAAGATTTGCTTCGAACCCAATGAACCTGTCAATTGGGTGCACATAGATTGTGTAAATTTCATGTGA
- the ORC5 gene encoding origin recognition complex subunit 5 (highly similar to uniprot|P50874 Saccharomyces cerevisiae YNL261W ORC5 Subunit of the origin recognition complex which directs DNA replication by binding to replication origins and is also involved in transcriptional silencing) — protein MSEVNDLVLFRDYQVETLSSFLNADPNITPPNLVIQGYSGTGKTYTLQQFFAVNQFLINVWLEPIELITWKPFMQAVARTVQNKLKSTFANVKTPDYDPLDVEEPYLLVKFLSNLFENYQSFLEDSICIFLVCDGFDSLQDLDAALFHKFISLHELIPVDSKIQLKVIYTIQDTAFIERYSSHNLPLIVFPRYNMDQITDILVFARAQELIESEPLRRKVLQGQIDECTDDEFLGVAINFIKLIVQAFHSYTGNDISSLNDLIDFKWESYVNKINRQNMFDPLGLYRSAIAIFLTTDDSLNADYPENNQSKGANEATQTYELSPISKYLLIAAYICSYLEPRYDSSVFSRKSHVKTGRGSYGRRKKMETNPRYLQPSLFSVERLLAVFQAIFPVDTKAQRGSLASLKEDSLMRANVEVFQNLAELHSLKLVATTVSKNIDFLNYKVKWKVNVPWEIVSEVSKSVNFDVGQYFIGDT, from the coding sequence ATGTCGGAGGTAAATGATCTGGTATTATTTCGAGATTACCAGGTAGAAACATTGTCTTCATTTTTGAATGCAGATCCCAACATTACTCCTCCAAACCTGGTTATACAAGGATATAGCGGTACTGGTAAGACGTATACTttacaacaatttttcGCTGTGAACCAATTCCTTATAAATGTTTGGTTAGAACCAATTGAACTAATTACTTGGAAACCATTTATGCAGGCGGTGGCTAGAACTGTTCAAAATAAGTTGAAAAGTACCTTTGCCAATGTTAAAACACCGGATTATGATCCATTAGATGTAGAAGAACCATATcttttggtgaaatttctaaGCAATCTCTTTGAAAACTATCAATCCTTCTTGGAGGATTCCATATGTATTTTCCTTGTCTGTGATGGATTTGACAGTTTACAAGATCTGGATGCTGCACTATTTCACAAATTTATTAGCCTCCACGAATTGATACCAGTTGATTCAAAGATCCAATTAAAAGTGATTTATACCATACAAGATACGGCATTTATTGAAAGGTATTCATCCCATAATCTTCCGCTAATAGTTTTTCCTCGATACAACATGGATCAGATAACTGATATTTTGGTCTTTGCCAGAGcacaagaattgattgaaaGTGAACCATTAAGACGAAAAGTTTTACAAGgtcaaattgatgaatgtacagatgatgaatttttaggTGTTGCCATCAACTTTATCAAATTGATTGTTCAAGCTTTCCATTCATACACAGGAAATGACATCTCTTCCCTAAACgatttgatagattttAAATGGGAAAGTTATGTGAACAAGATCAATAGGCAAAACATGTTTGATCCCTTAGGACTCTATCGAAGCGCCATCGCTATCTTTTTAACTACAGACGATAGTTTAAATGCAGACTACCCCGAAAATAATCAATCGAAGGGTGCAAATGAAGCCACTCAAACTTATGAATTATCACCCATATCGAAATACCTACTCATTGCAGCTTATATCTGTTCATATCTTGAACCTCGCTATGATTCTAGTGTCTTTTCAAGGAAATCCCATGTTAAAACCGGAAGAGGATCCTATGGtagaaggaagaagatggaaaCTAATCCGAGGTATCTTCAACCTTCTCTTTTCTCCGTTGAAAGGTTATTAGCTGTATTCCAGGCAATATTTCCTGTAGATACTAAGGCACAAAGAGGTTCCTTAGCATCTCTTAAGGAGGATTCATTAATGAGAGCTAATGTCGAagtatttcaaaatttagCAGAATTACACTCGTTGAAATTAGTAGCAACTACTGTTAGCAAGAATattgatttcttgaacTATAAAGTTAAGTGGAAGGTTAACGTGCCGTGGGAAATTGTCAGTGAAGTTTCTAAGTCAGTTAATTTTGATGTGGGACAGTACTTTATTGGAGATACATGA